In the genome of Paraburkholderia caribensis, the window GGTGCAGCACGCGCCGACACCGTTCGTCGCGAAGACGTCGCGCAAGAGTTGAGCGCGTGGCATTGTTAGAGGCACGCAGATGAAACCGTGCGACGCATGCAAGGCGTTAGCAGGAAAGCCGTCGTCAGCGCCGCCGCATGGCGATTTGAGCGCGATGGGTGCTGACGTCAAAGTGTCGCCGGGGTCTTCCGTCGAACGCTGTGACGAATACCGTTGTACCGTCTGTGGTAACTGGATGCTGAGGAACACGCCTGGCGTCTGGTTGCTGCGCAATCCGTCGGGCGCATCCACCGCGTGAACGCGCGGCGCTCGCTAGCGGAAATTTTCGATCGAGGTCGTGATGGCATGGCTTGTCATTCTGCACGGCGCATATTGGCGCAACGTTTCGCACGACGTATTCAGCGAACATCCGAGAGAGGACGACTGGAGCCAGTTGGCGTGCGACACCTTCGACGCAAGCGAAGGCATGTGCGAAGCCGAAGTGGATGGCCTGAAAATCCTGATTCCGCGCAATACGGTGATTGCCGCCGTGAACCTGCAGGATCGCGAGCAGGCAAAAGGTTTTGCCTTGCCTGTCCGTGACGGGCAAGCACATCGTTGACTGCGCACGCGGCAACGTCGCGAACATCATCGACCTGGCTCGAGGTCGGCAATCGTTTTAACCCTCCTTCAGGCGTGACCGGCCGCGAATTGCCGCTCACGCTTCTTCGCGCCGGCCGGCTCGATCAGGTCTGCATCGTCGAATACCCGTCCCCACGACTGCGCGCTCCACGGAATTTTGCGTGAGTAACATATACACGCAATCAGCACGAGCGGCCAAAATTACGGCATCATGCGTCACCTGGCGCTTGCGTAGCGTTTACCTCACTCAAGCCGCGTGTTTTCAGGCCGTTAAGTCAGCGAGCAAAGCTTGCCCCGCGATGGGCCGGAACACAGCGTCCTGACCACGGTCGAGCCATGTCCGAGAAGACTTCCATGTTCGATTCGCTACTGGCGACGCCCACGCCAGAGAAGGCCGTTGTCAGCCCGTCGGTGCGGGCAGCGCTGCTGTCCGCGCTGTTCGACAACGCATGGCCGTTGTTTCTGTCCGGCATCTCCAGCATCTTCGTGGCCGCTGTCGCGTGTTTCCGGCTGCATCAGACATGGACGGCGCTCTGGCTGATCGCCGATATCGCCGTGCTGGCCGCCCGCCTCGGGATCGTGCGCCTCTACGTGACACGCAGCCGCGTCGGCGAGGTGCATCCAGGCCCGTGGGCCGCCCGCTACGCGCCCGTCAGCCTGATTGCCTGTCTGCTGCTCGGCCTCGGCACGGCCGCGTGCTTTCTGTCGCCGGACAAGGAACTGGCCACGCTCGCGATCATGGTCGCGGCAGGCATCCTTGGCGGCATCGCGTCGCGCAACGCGGCGCTGCCGCGGCTCGCGATCGCGCAGATTTTTCTCGGCACGATACCCATCGGCATTGGCGCGCTGATCGCGCCGCAAAGCGGCGCATGGATTCTGGTGCCGCCGCTCGTTGCGTACAACGCGGCAATGGTCTCGGTGGTGCGACGCCACTACAACGGCCTCGTCGCGCTGATGACGGCCGAACAGCGCCACGCCGAACTGGCCGCGCGCTTCGACGCCGCGTTGGCGTACATGCCGCACGGGCTGTGCACCGTCGACGGCGCGGGCAAGGTCGTGATCGCCAACCGCCGCACGGCGGAACTGTTCGGCGCGACCGTCGAGATGCTCAAGCTCAACGTGCCGCTGCCCGAGTTCATCGGCCACGTCGGCATCGCGCAGTTCGGCGGGACGCTGCGCAAGCGGCTCGTCGAACGGTTCAGCGCGTGGCTGGGCGACGAGCGCAGCCCGATGGGCCTCGAACTGGAGGACGGCCGTCAGCTGGAATTGACCCGCAACCCGGTGCCGGACGGCAGCGCCGTCATCATCATCGAGGACGTGACCGAGCGGCGGCAGACAGAGGCGAAGATCTTGCACCTCGCGCGGCACGATGCGCTCACGGGCCTGCCGAACCGCCGCGAGTTGCGCGACCGGCTGGAGCAGATCCTGCTGGACCGCGCACGGATGAAGGGCGGGGCGATCGCGATGATGTATCTGGACCTCGACGGCTTCAAGCAGGTCAACGACCGGCTCGGCCATTGCGCGGGCGACGAGGTGCTCGAGACGGTCGCCTCGCGGCTATCGCGCGTGCTGCGTCCCGGTGAACTGGTCGCGCGGCTGGGCGGCGACGAGTTCGCGATCATCGCCGACCACACCACGCTACCTTCCGTTGTCGCACTGGCTCAGCGCGTGATTCGCGACATCGCGCTGCCATACCATCTGTCGACGGGCGAGGCCGTCAGCATCGGCACCAGCGTCGGTATTGCGCTGGCGGCGAACGACGATTCCGTCGACGGTTTGATCCGGCGCGCGGACCAGGCGCTGTATAGCGCGAAGCAGGCGGGCCGGGGCACGTATCGCGTAGCGAACGCTTAGCCAGACGGCGCGCGCTGCGACGCGCCGCCGTTACGCCAGCGCGACGACGGCAATCTCGACCAGCAGTTCCGGCGCGGCCAGCTTCGCTTCGACCGTCGCGCGGGTCGGCGCGCAGCCGGGCGCGACCCACGCGTCCCAGACGCTGTTCATGCCCGCGAAATCGCGCTCGATATTCGCGAGCCACACCTGAGCCGACACGAGACGCGTTTTGTCGACGCCCGCTTTCTCCAGAAAACCGTCGATCTTCGCCAGCACACTGGCCGTCTGGACTTTGACATCGGGCGCGTGATCGTTCGACGTCTGGCCGCCGATGAACACAAGCCCCGCCGCCTTGACGACACGGCTCATGCGCTGATTCGTTTCGATTCTTATGATATCGGACATACGCTGGTTTGCTCCTGGTTGAAGAGTCGAAAGCGCACCGGACAGGGCGCGCGTCATGCAATGGAATCAATGAGCGACGGCGCTCGCCGCCCGTTCGGAGGCGGAGGTCCGCGCGAAACGGTCGATCGCGAATGCATCGAGCGGCAACGACGCCTTGCCTTCGAGCACCAGCTCCGAAACGAGCCGCCCGCATGCCGGCCCGAGCTGAAAGCCGCTGCCGCAATAGCCGAACGAATAAACGAGATTCGACGCGCGGCGGCTCGCCGAGATCACGGGCAGCGAGTCGTCGGTAAAGGCTTCGACGCCCGCCCACGCGCGATTGACGCCGAGATGCCGCAAATGCGGAAACAGATCGACGACGGTATTCGCGCTGCGCACGAGGCGCGCGAAGTCGACCTCGCCGTGGCGGCCGTCGAGGTCGGCGATGCCGATCAGCTTGCCGCCGATCACCACCGTGCCGTTGTCGAACTGCTTGAACGACAGCGGGCGGCCCGTGGCGCCGAGCGTCGCCCGGCAGAAGGGCGCGACGCGATGCGTGACCATCAGCATCAGTCCTTCGGGATGAACGGGCACGTGTTCGCCGACCTGCGCGGCCAGTTGGCCCGCCCATGCGCCCGCTGTGATGACGAGCTTTTCCGCGCTGAACGCGCCGCGCGGCGTGTGCGCAAGCCAGCGTGTGCCGCGCTGTTCGATGCGGGTAGCAGGCGTGCCTTCGAAGAACTGCGCGCCGTGTCGCTGCGCTGCGAGCCGGAAGGCGGTCGTGGTCCTGAACGGCAACGCGTAGCCGTCGCGCTCGACCCAGATGCCGCCCGTCACGTGCGGCGCGAGCGCGGGCTCGAGTTCGAGCAGCGTCGCGCGGTCGATCAGTTTCTCGTGCGTGAAGCCATGCGCTTCGAGCAGCGCGACGCGTTCGCGGCAATCGTCGAGTTCGGCCTCCGTCTCGGCGATCTTCAACTGGCCGGAAGGCACGAAGCCGCCGTCGTCGCCGATCGTCTCGCGCAACGCGTGCCAGATCTCGCGCGACATCAGCGCCAGCGGAATTTCCGGCACAGGCCGTCCGAGCGTACGCACACCGCCCGCGTTCACACCCGACGAATGCCGCGCCACATAGTCGGCTTCGAGCACGATCACCGTCGCGCCGCGCGCGGCCAGATGAAACGCGGTGCTCGATCCGTGCAGGCCGCCGCC includes:
- a CDS encoding RidA family protein; the protein is MSDIIRIETNQRMSRVVKAAGLVFIGGQTSNDHAPDVKVQTASVLAKIDGFLEKAGVDKTRLVSAQVWLANIERDFAGMNSVWDAWVAPGCAPTRATVEAKLAAPELLVEIAVVALA
- a CDS encoding NAD(P)/FAD-dependent oxidoreductase, producing the protein MSPCAVTREADVLVIGGGLHGSSTAFHLAARGATVIVLEADYVARHSSGVNAGGVRTLGRPVPEIPLALMSREIWHALRETIGDDGGFVPSGQLKIAETEAELDDCRERVALLEAHGFTHEKLIDRATLLELEPALAPHVTGGIWVERDGYALPFRTTTAFRLAAQRHGAQFFEGTPATRIEQRGTRWLAHTPRGAFSAEKLVITAGAWAGQLAAQVGEHVPVHPEGLMLMVTHRVAPFCRATLGATGRPLSFKQFDNGTVVIGGKLIGIADLDGRHGEVDFARLVRSANTVVDLFPHLRHLGVNRAWAGVEAFTDDSLPVISASRRASNLVYSFGYCGSGFQLGPACGRLVSELVLEGKASLPLDAFAIDRFARTSASERAASAVAH
- a CDS encoding sensor domain-containing diguanylate cyclase, encoding MSEKTSMFDSLLATPTPEKAVVSPSVRAALLSALFDNAWPLFLSGISSIFVAAVACFRLHQTWTALWLIADIAVLAARLGIVRLYVTRSRVGEVHPGPWAARYAPVSLIACLLLGLGTAACFLSPDKELATLAIMVAAGILGGIASRNAALPRLAIAQIFLGTIPIGIGALIAPQSGAWILVPPLVAYNAAMVSVVRRHYNGLVALMTAEQRHAELAARFDAALAYMPHGLCTVDGAGKVVIANRRTAELFGATVEMLKLNVPLPEFIGHVGIAQFGGTLRKRLVERFSAWLGDERSPMGLELEDGRQLELTRNPVPDGSAVIIIEDVTERRQTEAKILHLARHDALTGLPNRRELRDRLEQILLDRARMKGGAIAMMYLDLDGFKQVNDRLGHCAGDEVLETVASRLSRVLRPGELVARLGGDEFAIIADHTTLPSVVALAQRVIRDIALPYHLSTGEAVSIGTSVGIALAANDDSVDGLIRRADQALYSAKQAGRGTYRVANA